The segment tttattgttaaaatatttagatcaacataataattttcttttaatatgattgattttgattatataattgataaatatgatataatatttatttttcattttgtaaacaaaaatttattagtatataataatatttcaaaactaatcacgaaattagttaaaatatttacatttaatttttaaaaattaagttctgttaaaatctttttaaacatatttttgaaattttaatatatgtgttatttaaatataagttGGATTCAATATATTGTTACTCTTATCTATGAAATCCCTAAAATATTGGGAAGTTAttggttttaattaattaagCTTTTTATTGTTagcttaaaataaaatgtatagttgaataaataatatacatattaaaattatgaGATTTTAAAAGAGGGCCCAAactaaaaaatcacacatgaaagaagtcatgaattctattttaatatataagatacaaCCTTTAAAATCAACAATCATGCTTTATATTGGTTTTTAAAactacaataaaaaaaatagaaaaaaagttGTAACAATCTTATTTTCTAAAGCTCTATCTTTTTTGTTGTAGGAAATATATTTCTGTagcaataaattttaaagttacaacacttaaatctaaatcaaaaAATTCTACAGCTTAAATCCTACAGTAAATTTTCTACAGTTACAGCTGAAGTAATCACCCCTAATATTTCGTGATATCCGTAGGTTACTGAAATTTTTGGTAGGAAATATAAGTagatttgttttgatattttggttgataaaaataattaggaAAATAATGTATTTGTGTCGTAATAAACCAAATAATTTAGTTATTCTCTGTTTTCTATTTGGCGAATTGTatctctaatatattattaacaaaaaattgtAGAATATATCTATTTAGCATATTCACAAAAAATGGAAGGTCAACATGAGACATCCAAGGAgcttttttcattttcatagaCAGAAGTTTGATCATTGGAAAGATGGAGTGTAATGTTTCATAGTTGATAGCTCAATAGAATGATATAATTTCGGTATATTGTGTTAGATCAGTAATTTTTAATGTTGAGAATAATGAGAGGTTTAGAAGTTGTTGGTGGATCATAAGAATGATATACTTTGGTAAAATTATTCAGAAGTCGGTAAATATGCGGTATAATGTAACCGATTTTGAGGTTAATAACAAAAAGAGTATTCAAGGGTTTAATATATGGTATCTACATTAGTGAGCCAAAATCAGTAACAATAAAACATAAGGTAAGACCAACTAATATTAAATCTATTGAAATGGTCCAAACAactttttaaatagattttttagatttccttttaatagtattgatttttgattattattataattatcatGTAACGGTTGATGCATAAGATAAGCCATACAAATATTAGAGCATATACGTTCACatttattcaataaaataaGCTCAACTAGACCTTATCCAATGCCTTATTTCTTCTATTAACAATTTGGATTTTCTGGATTACAAGGTTTGACGCAATTGGGATCATACGGGTTACAAACCGGGTCATGAATATTTCCGCCACCTCTATTAATTGTAACCATGTCAGGTTGTTTCATGACGCAATTTGGATTTTCTGGATTACAAGGTTTGTTACAGTTTGGATCATACGGGTTACAAACCGGGTCGTGATAATTCCCATCGCCTCTGTTTGGAACAATTGTCCTACCCTCCACAAGATCTTGTCCTAAAGATGTGATAATATGTCAGTCAATCaaaaattataatctccatcaATAGATTTTACTCTTTTTCTTGATTGTAACCTATCACAGAATTTTAATTACATATAGAttatcttttcttctttttgtaaaCATATATGATTCCatcttaaaaaaacatatatgattCCATCGTTAATGTGTTAAACTACAAAGAGTGAAGAGTGTTTACGAAAATAGCTACAGAATGGGAAGTAGATTTACTTACGAAGGACAAGACAAAGAAGAGCAACCAAACACACAAGTTTAAAGGAAATGTTCTTCATTTtccaaagaaaaatattataattttgctAAAAGTTATTCATCCTTCTTTATAGTGCAATTGTGCGTTATGGTTTGGCCAGTATATATTGAAGAATTAATATTAGATTTGATTTGACCATGAATTTAATCTAATAAGGAAAGCATGACTGAAATATGGAAATATTTGACCATGAATTTGACTACATAAATTTCTGTAGatcttctataaattaataaatataataaataaatattctattAACATTAGATCAGTTCACAATGTGAAACAAATTGATATACTATGAcaaaattgtatataaaattaaaactttaatttaatagattatatatttaatttgtttaatct is part of the Raphanus sativus cultivar WK10039 chromosome 5, ASM80110v3, whole genome shotgun sequence genome and harbors:
- the LOC130494877 gene encoding uncharacterized protein LOC130494877, encoding MKNISFKLVCLVALLCLVLRQDLVEGRTIVPNRGDGNYHDPVCNPYDPNCNKPCNPENPNCVMKQPDMVTINRGGGNIHDPVCNPYDPNCVKPCNPENPNC